From the genome of Duffyella gerundensis, one region includes:
- the gntR gene encoding gluconate operon transcriptional repressor GntR → MKKKRPVLQDVADRVGITKMTVSRYLRNPEQVSFALRDKIAAALDELGYIPNRAPDMLSNATSRAIGVLLPSLTNQVFADVLRGIETVTDAAGYQTLVAHFGYNAEKEELQLRSLLGWNIDGVILTERSHTPGSLRMLETAGIPVIEMMDSLSPCLDMAVGFNNIEAARQMTQAILHKGYRHTVYLGARLDERTLQKQQGYEQAMREAGLTPHSVMMEKASSFSAGAMLLHEARSRHPETDSLFCTNDDLAVGAMFECQRLGLQVPQDMAIAGFHGHDICQVVNPRLATVLTPREQMGEQAATMLLARIAGDTSKPQPCDIGFSILEGGSI, encoded by the coding sequence ATGAAGAAAAAAAGACCTGTGTTGCAGGATGTCGCCGATCGCGTGGGCATCACCAAAATGACGGTTAGTCGCTATCTGCGTAATCCTGAGCAGGTCTCTTTTGCGCTGCGCGATAAGATTGCCGCGGCGCTGGATGAGCTGGGATACATTCCCAATCGCGCGCCTGACATGCTCTCTAATGCCACCAGCCGCGCCATCGGCGTGCTGCTGCCGTCATTAACCAATCAGGTGTTTGCCGATGTGCTGCGCGGCATTGAAACGGTCACCGACGCGGCGGGTTATCAAACGCTGGTGGCGCACTTTGGCTATAACGCGGAGAAAGAGGAATTACAGCTGCGTTCCTTGCTCGGCTGGAACATCGATGGCGTGATCCTCACCGAACGTAGCCATACGCCGGGCAGCCTGCGCATGCTGGAAACCGCCGGCATTCCGGTGATTGAGATGATGGACAGCCTGTCGCCGTGCCTGGATATGGCGGTGGGGTTTAACAATATTGAGGCGGCGCGACAGATGACGCAGGCGATCCTGCACAAAGGTTATCGGCACACCGTTTATCTCGGCGCCCGTCTGGATGAACGCACGCTGCAAAAGCAGCAGGGCTATGAGCAGGCGATGCGGGAAGCGGGGCTGACGCCGCACAGCGTGATGATGGAGAAAGCGTCGTCCTTCTCAGCTGGAGCAATGCTGCTGCATGAGGCGCGCAGTCGCCATCCTGAAACCGATAGCCTGTTCTGTACCAACGACGATCTGGCGGTCGGCGCCATGTTTGAGTGCCAGCGGCTGGGATTACAGGTGCCGCAGGATATGGCGATTGCCGGTTTCCATGGCCATGATATTTGCCAGGTGGTCAATCCGCGGCTGGCCACGGTATTAACGCCACGTGAGCAGATGGGCGAACAGGCCGCTACCATGCTGCTGGCGCGCATCGCGGGCGATACCAGTAAACCGCAGCCCTGCGATATCGGCTTTTCTATTCTTGAAGGTGGCAGCATCTGA
- the gntK gene encoding gluconokinase, whose protein sequence is MSTYLPPHHVFILMGVSGSGKSVVASDVSHQLSTAFLDGDFLHPRANIMKMADGHPLNDEDRQPWLQALNDAAFAMQRTQPISIIVCSALKKQYRDILRQGNHNLKFIYMKGDFDTIEARLRARKGHFFKPQMLVTQFATLEEPGADEPDVLTIDIDQTVQNVVADTVAAIKDAIAKGQA, encoded by the coding sequence ATGTCCACATATCTACCGCCGCATCACGTCTTTATCCTGATGGGCGTTTCAGGCAGCGGCAAATCCGTCGTGGCCAGCGACGTGTCGCACCAACTCAGCACCGCCTTTCTTGACGGTGATTTCCTGCATCCGCGCGCCAATATCATGAAAATGGCTGATGGCCATCCCTTGAATGATGAAGATCGCCAGCCATGGTTACAGGCGCTAAATGATGCAGCGTTTGCCATGCAGCGCACCCAGCCAATCTCGATTATCGTCTGCTCAGCACTGAAAAAGCAGTACCGCGACATCCTGCGTCAGGGCAATCACAACCTGAAATTTATCTACATGAAAGGCGATTTCGACACCATTGAAGCCCGCCTGCGTGCGCGCAAAGGGCACTTTTTCAAGCCGCAGATGCTGGTAACGCAGTTCGCTACGCTGGAAGAGCCGGGTGCAGATGAGCCAGACGTGCTGACCATCGATATCGACCAAACCGTGCAAAACGTGGTGGCCGATACGGTTGCCGCCATCAAGGACGCGATTGCTAAAGGTCAGGCATGA
- the gntU gene encoding gluconate transporter has protein sequence MSTATLILTAAGSVLLLLFLVMKARLHAFVALMMVSVGAGLFSGMPLDQIAETMQKGMGGTLGFLAIVVALGAMFGKILHETGAVDQIAIRMLNAFGENRAHYAMGIAGLICALPLFFEVAVVLLISIAFAVARRTHDNLVKLVIPLFAGVAASAAFLLPGPAPMLLASQMHADFGWMILLGLCAAIPGMLIAGPLFGNLIARHVTFSSPPEDHQPDVHESKLPSFGFSISLILFPLVLVGLKTIGARFTPEGSQLYQWLEFIGHPFIAILLACLVAIYGLAGRQGMEKEKVMEICGSALQPAGIILLVIGAGGVFKQVLVDSGVGPVLGHALTGAGLPIALACFILSAAVRVIQGSATVACLTAVGLVMPVIEPLHYNGAQMAALSICIGGGSIVLSHVNDAGFWLFGRFTGATEGETLKTWTLMETILGTVGAVIGMIAFTLLS, from the coding sequence ATGAGCACGGCAACGCTAATTTTAACCGCTGCTGGCTCGGTACTGTTGTTGCTGTTTCTGGTGATGAAAGCACGACTGCACGCTTTCGTAGCGCTAATGATGGTCTCGGTTGGCGCGGGCCTGTTCTCCGGCATGCCGCTGGATCAGATAGCGGAAACCATGCAAAAAGGCATGGGCGGTACGCTCGGTTTTCTGGCGATTGTGGTCGCGCTGGGCGCGATGTTTGGCAAAATCTTGCATGAAACCGGCGCGGTCGATCAAATCGCCATTCGCATGCTCAACGCTTTTGGCGAGAATCGCGCGCATTACGCCATGGGCATCGCCGGGTTGATCTGCGCACTGCCGCTGTTTTTTGAGGTCGCAGTGGTGCTGCTGATTAGCATCGCCTTTGCCGTGGCGCGCCGCACCCACGATAATCTGGTGAAGCTGGTGATTCCACTGTTTGCTGGCGTGGCGGCCTCGGCGGCCTTTCTGCTGCCTGGCCCGGCGCCGATGCTGCTGGCATCGCAGATGCATGCCGATTTTGGCTGGATGATTTTGCTTGGTCTCTGCGCGGCGATTCCGGGCATGCTGATCGCCGGTCCGCTGTTCGGCAACCTGATTGCGCGGCACGTCACCTTCAGCTCACCGCCGGAAGATCATCAGCCCGATGTGCATGAAAGCAAGCTGCCGTCGTTTGGCTTCAGCATCTCGCTGATCCTTTTCCCGCTGGTGCTGGTTGGTCTGAAAACCATCGGCGCACGCTTTACCCCAGAAGGCTCGCAGCTGTATCAGTGGCTGGAGTTTATCGGGCATCCGTTTATTGCCATTCTGCTCGCCTGTCTGGTGGCGATTTATGGCCTGGCCGGGCGTCAGGGTATGGAAAAAGAGAAGGTGATGGAAATCTGCGGCAGCGCGCTGCAACCGGCAGGCATTATTTTGCTGGTGATCGGTGCAGGCGGCGTGTTCAAGCAGGTGCTGGTGGATTCGGGCGTTGGCCCGGTGCTCGGCCATGCGTTGACCGGTGCGGGGTTACCCATCGCGCTGGCCTGCTTTATTCTGTCGGCGGCGGTCAGGGTCATTCAGGGATCGGCCACGGTCGCCTGTCTGACCGCGGTGGGGTTAGTGATGCCGGTGATTGAGCCGCTGCACTACAACGGCGCGCAGATGGCGGCGCTGTCGATCTGCATTGGCGGCGGTTCCATTGTGCTGAGCCACGTTAACGACGCCGGTTTTTGGCTGTTTGGCCGCTTTACCGGCGCCACCGAAGGCGAAACGTTGAAAACCTGGACGCTGATGGAGACCATTCTCGGTACGGTCGGCGCGGTAATCGGCATGATCGCCTTTACGCTGCTCTCCTGA
- a CDS encoding YhgN family NAAT transporter translates to MTEMISATILLLLIMDPLGNLPIFMSVLKHLEPKRRRVVLIREMLIALALMLLFLFAGEKILTFLNLRTETVSISGGIILFLIAIKMIFPSHESNASGLPVGEEPFLVPLAIPLVAGPSLLATLMLLSHQYPNQMSYLVLALLFAWGITVAVLLMSGLFIRLLGEKGVNALERLMGLILIMLATQMFLDGIRAYMKL, encoded by the coding sequence ATGACTGAAATGATTTCGGCAACCATATTATTATTGTTAATCATGGATCCGCTGGGCAATCTGCCGATATTTATGTCGGTGCTCAAGCATCTCGAACCCAAAAGACGGCGCGTGGTGCTGATTCGCGAAATGTTGATCGCGCTGGCTCTGATGCTGCTGTTTCTGTTTGCCGGTGAAAAAATTCTGACCTTCCTTAATCTGCGCACCGAAACGGTGTCGATTTCCGGCGGCATTATTCTTTTCCTGATCGCCATCAAAATGATTTTCCCTTCGCATGAAAGCAACGCCAGCGGCCTGCCGGTGGGTGAAGAACCCTTTTTAGTGCCGCTGGCGATTCCACTGGTGGCCGGGCCGTCGCTGCTGGCGACGCTGATGCTGCTGTCGCATCAATATCCCAACCAGATGTCTTATCTGGTGCTGGCGCTGCTGTTTGCCTGGGGAATTACGGTGGCGGTGCTGCTGATGTCAGGGCTGTTTATTCGCCTGCTGGGCGAGAAAGGGGTCAATGCGCTGGAGCGTTTGATGGGCTTGATTCTGATTATGCTGGCGACACAGATGTTTCTGGATGGCATTCGCGCCTACATGAAGTTGTAA
- the asd gene encoding aspartate-semialdehyde dehydrogenase produces MKSVGLIGWRGMVGSVLMQRMTEERDFDVIRPVFFSTSQHGEAAPAIGGQSAGTLQDAFDIEALRALDIIITCQGGDYTNDVYPRLRASGWQGYWIDAASSLRMQDDAIIILDPVNQHVIQQGLDQGIKTFAGGNCTVSLMLMSLGGLFAQDLVEWASVATYQAASGGGARHMRELLNQMGQLHGHVGDLLQNPASAILDIERKVTELSRSGGLPVDNFGVPLAGSLIPWIDKQLDNGQSREEWKGQAETNKILGTSQVIPVDGLCVRVGALRCHSQAFTLKLKKDVPLAEIEQMLATHNQWVKVVPNDRDITMRELTPAAVTGTLATPVGRLRKLNMGPEYLSAFTVGDQLLWGAAEPLRRMLRLLA; encoded by the coding sequence ATGAAATCTGTAGGCTTAATCGGCTGGCGCGGTATGGTCGGCTCAGTACTGATGCAGCGTATGACTGAAGAGCGCGACTTTGATGTTATTCGTCCGGTTTTTTTCTCCACCTCGCAGCACGGAGAGGCGGCGCCGGCGATCGGCGGTCAATCAGCCGGTACGCTGCAGGATGCCTTTGATATTGAGGCGCTGCGTGCGCTGGATATCATTATTACCTGCCAGGGCGGCGATTATACCAACGATGTTTATCCGCGCCTGCGTGCCAGCGGCTGGCAGGGTTACTGGATTGATGCTGCCTCTTCGCTGCGTATGCAGGACGATGCGATCATTATCCTCGATCCGGTCAACCAGCATGTGATTCAGCAGGGTCTGGATCAGGGCATTAAAACTTTTGCTGGCGGCAACTGTACCGTGAGCCTGATGCTGATGTCGCTGGGCGGCCTGTTCGCGCAGGATCTGGTGGAGTGGGCGTCGGTTGCAACCTATCAGGCCGCTTCCGGCGGCGGCGCACGTCATATGCGGGAACTGCTGAACCAGATGGGCCAGCTGCATGGTCATGTGGGCGATCTGCTGCAAAACCCGGCCTCGGCCATTCTGGATATCGAACGCAAGGTGACCGAGCTGAGCCGTTCCGGTGGTTTGCCGGTCGATAACTTCGGCGTGCCGCTGGCGGGCAGTCTGATTCCGTGGATCGACAAGCAGCTGGACAACGGCCAGAGCCGCGAAGAGTGGAAAGGCCAGGCAGAAACCAACAAGATCCTCGGCACTTCACAGGTGATTCCAGTGGATGGGCTGTGCGTGCGTGTTGGCGCGCTGCGCTGCCACAGCCAGGCATTTACCCTGAAGCTGAAAAAAGATGTGCCGCTGGCCGAGATCGAGCAGATGCTGGCCACGCACAACCAGTGGGTGAAAGTGGTGCCAAACGATCGCGATATTACCATGCGTGAACTGACGCCTGCCGCGGTGACCGGTACGCTCGCAACACCGGTAGGCCGCCTGCGCAAGCTGAATATGGGCCCGGAATACCTGTCGGCATTTACGGTCGGCGATCAGTTGCTGTGGGGCGCGGCGGAGCCATTACGTCGGATGCTGCGCCTGCTGGCATAA
- the glgB gene encoding 1,4-alpha-glucan branching enzyme, with protein MSELVDRQTINALISGHYADPFALLGMHQTEAGLEVRALLPDASEVWVIETKTGRKCAQLTCIDPRGFFSAVVPRRKNPFRYQLAVTWHDQQNLIDDAYRFGPLLQDMETWLLAEGTHLRPYETMGAHSAVIDGVTGTRFILWAPNAQRVSVVGEFNFWDGRRHPMRFRRENGMWELFVPGAMNGQLYKYEIIDAHGQLRLKADPYAFEAQMRPQTASMICGLPEKVEMAEARKQANGFDKPISIYEVHLGSWRRHTDDNFWLSYKELEEQLIPYAVEMGFTHLELLPISEHPFDGSWGYQPLGLYAPTRRFGTRDEFRQFITAAHNAGLNVLLDWVPGHFPSDDFGLAKFDGSELYEHHDPREGYHQDWNTLIYNFGRREVSNFLAGNALYWMERFGIDGLRVDAVASMIYRDYSRKAGEWIPNEFGGRENLEAISFLRYTNRVLGEEADGSITVAEESTDYPGVTRPSEGGGLGFQYKWNLGWMHDTLDYMKQDPIYRRHHHNLMTFGMLYHYDENFVLPLSHDEVVHGKKSILDRMPGDAWQKFANLRAYYGWMWGFPGKKLLFMGNEFGQGREWNHDVSLDWHLLEGEDNWHNGVQRLVRDLNKTYRHFPAMHQLDFDPQGFEWLVVDDFDNSVFVFVRRDSEGNEMIVASNFTPVTRENYRFGINLPGGWREVLNTDSGHYHGSNTQNGTLVQSEPIASHKRDHSLSLTLPPLATIWLVREDAE; from the coding sequence ATGTCAGAGCTTGTCGATCGTCAGACGATCAATGCCCTTATTTCGGGCCATTACGCCGATCCATTTGCCCTGTTGGGAATGCACCAGACCGAAGCTGGACTTGAAGTTCGCGCACTGTTGCCTGATGCATCAGAAGTGTGGGTAATTGAGACGAAAACCGGGCGTAAATGTGCCCAGCTTACCTGTATCGATCCGCGCGGGTTCTTTAGCGCCGTTGTCCCGCGCCGTAAAAATCCTTTCCGCTATCAGCTGGCTGTCACCTGGCACGACCAGCAAAATTTGATCGACGATGCCTACCGCTTTGGGCCGCTCCTGCAGGATATGGAGACTTGGCTGCTGGCGGAAGGCACGCACCTGCGCCCGTATGAAACCATGGGCGCGCACAGCGCCGTGATTGATGGCGTGACCGGAACGCGGTTTATCCTGTGGGCGCCTAATGCGCAGCGCGTTTCCGTGGTCGGTGAGTTCAACTTTTGGGATGGCCGCCGTCATCCGATGCGCTTTCGCCGCGAAAACGGCATGTGGGAACTGTTTGTTCCCGGCGCAATGAATGGCCAGCTCTACAAATACGAAATTATTGATGCGCACGGCCAGCTCAGGCTGAAAGCCGATCCTTATGCGTTTGAAGCACAGATGCGTCCGCAAACCGCCTCCATGATCTGCGGTCTGCCGGAAAAAGTGGAGATGGCCGAGGCGCGTAAGCAGGCCAACGGCTTTGATAAACCTATCTCCATTTACGAAGTGCATCTTGGATCCTGGCGCCGCCATACTGATGACAACTTCTGGCTGAGCTACAAAGAGCTGGAAGAGCAGCTGATCCCTTACGCGGTGGAAATGGGCTTTACCCACCTGGAACTGCTGCCGATCAGTGAACATCCGTTTGACGGCAGCTGGGGTTATCAGCCGCTCGGTCTGTACGCGCCAACGCGTCGTTTTGGCACGCGCGATGAGTTCCGCCAGTTCATTACCGCAGCGCACAATGCCGGTCTGAATGTGCTGCTGGATTGGGTGCCAGGACATTTTCCTTCCGATGACTTCGGCCTCGCAAAATTCGACGGCTCGGAGCTTTATGAGCACCATGACCCGCGCGAAGGCTACCATCAGGACTGGAACACGCTGATTTATAACTTTGGCCGCCGCGAAGTCAGCAACTTCCTCGCGGGCAACGCGCTCTACTGGATGGAACGCTTTGGTATCGATGGTTTGCGCGTCGATGCAGTGGCCTCAATGATCTACCGTGACTACAGCCGCAAAGCGGGCGAGTGGATCCCGAACGAGTTCGGCGGCCGCGAAAATCTCGAGGCGATCTCGTTCCTGCGCTATACCAACCGTGTGCTCGGCGAAGAGGCGGACGGCAGCATCACCGTGGCGGAAGAGTCTACCGACTATCCCGGCGTGACCCGACCTTCTGAAGGCGGCGGTCTGGGCTTCCAGTACAAATGGAACCTCGGCTGGATGCACGACACGCTCGACTACATGAAGCAGGATCCCATCTACCGTCGCCATCATCACAACCTGATGACCTTCGGCATGCTCTATCACTATGACGAAAACTTTGTCCTGCCGCTGTCGCATGACGAAGTGGTGCACGGCAAAAAATCGATTCTGGATCGCATGCCGGGCGACGCATGGCAGAAGTTTGCCAACCTGCGTGCCTATTACGGCTGGATGTGGGGCTTCCCGGGCAAAAAGCTGCTGTTTATGGGCAACGAGTTTGGGCAGGGCAGAGAGTGGAATCACGACGTCAGCCTCGACTGGCACCTGCTGGAAGGCGAAGACAACTGGCACAATGGCGTGCAGCGTCTGGTGCGCGATCTGAACAAAACCTATCGTCACTTCCCCGCCATGCATCAGCTGGATTTCGATCCGCAGGGCTTTGAATGGCTGGTGGTGGATGACTTCGATAACTCGGTATTTGTGTTTGTGCGTCGCGACAGCGAAGGCAATGAGATGATCGTTGCCAGCAACTTCACGCCGGTTACGCGTGAGAACTATCGCTTTGGTATCAATCTGCCGGGCGGCTGGCGCGAAGTGTTGAACACCGACAGCGGCCACTATCACGGCAGCAATACCCAAAACGGCACCCTGGTGCAGAGCGAGCCGATCGCCAGCCACAAGCGCGACCATTCGCTGAGCCTGACGTTGCCACCGCTGGCCACCATCTGGCTGGTGCGTGAGGACGCCGAATGA
- the glgX gene encoding glycogen debranching protein GlgX produces the protein MSRIQGGKPTPSGATYDGKGVNFTLFSQHAQRVELCLFDKQGTETRVDLPARSGNIWHGYLPALKPGQRYGYRVHGPWQPQRGHRFNAAKLLVDPCAREVDGDVPDDVRFQGGEWEIDLADNGDIAPKSVVVADDFDWQDDVAPRVPWGETIIYEAHVRGLTKRHPAIPEALRGTYAALGHPAMIDYLRALGITTLELLPVAQFAHEPRLLRAGLTNYWGYNPFALWAVDPRYASGEPGVSALQEFQQAVKALHAAGIEVVLDVVFNHTAELEEIGPTINLRGVDNASYYWLDESGHYPNWTGCGNTVNLSHPQVRAWALDCLRCWVQNCHVDGFRFDLATVLGRTPDYDIAAEFFNEMKACPILSAVKLIAEPWDIGPGGYQVGNFPAPFAEWNDHFRDVNRRFWLHGALSNGEFARRFAGSSDVFAQSGRPPSASINLITAHDGFTLRDVVSFERKHNEANAEDNRDGSSENHSNNHGVEGLTASPDVQQRRRHSVHALLTTLLLAQGTPMLLAGDEMGQTQHGNNNAYCQDNELTWLNWPQFDQGLYVFTAALIHLRRQIPALTADSWWQEGDGNVQWLNAGGQPLMSEEWTQGLHRMQILLSGRWLITINATQDVATMTLPNGEWHAIPPFAGDNNPILSTAWHGPAHGVCVFLKQG, from the coding sequence ATGAGCCGCATTCAGGGCGGTAAGCCGACGCCATCTGGCGCGACTTACGATGGCAAAGGGGTTAACTTCACCCTGTTTTCGCAGCATGCACAGCGCGTTGAGCTCTGCCTGTTCGATAAGCAGGGAACGGAAACCCGTGTCGATCTTCCCGCACGCAGTGGGAATATCTGGCACGGCTATTTGCCCGCTCTGAAACCGGGCCAGCGCTACGGATACCGTGTGCATGGCCCGTGGCAGCCACAGCGTGGCCATCGCTTTAACGCGGCCAAGCTGCTGGTCGATCCCTGCGCCCGTGAAGTTGACGGCGACGTGCCTGATGACGTGCGTTTTCAAGGCGGAGAGTGGGAGATCGATCTGGCTGACAACGGCGACATCGCGCCGAAAAGCGTGGTCGTTGCCGACGATTTTGACTGGCAGGATGATGTTGCGCCGCGCGTGCCGTGGGGCGAAACCATTATTTATGAAGCGCATGTGCGCGGCCTGACCAAACGTCATCCGGCTATACCGGAAGCGTTACGCGGCACCTATGCGGCGCTGGGTCATCCGGCGATGATCGATTATCTGCGTGCGCTGGGCATCACCACGCTGGAACTGCTGCCGGTGGCGCAGTTTGCTCATGAGCCGCGCCTGCTGCGCGCCGGGTTAACCAATTATTGGGGCTATAACCCGTTTGCCCTCTGGGCGGTTGATCCGCGCTACGCGTCGGGCGAACCGGGCGTCAGCGCGCTGCAAGAGTTTCAGCAGGCGGTGAAAGCGCTGCATGCGGCGGGCATCGAAGTGGTGCTGGATGTGGTGTTCAACCACACCGCCGAGCTGGAAGAGATTGGCCCTACCATCAACCTGCGCGGCGTCGATAACGCCAGCTATTACTGGCTGGATGAATCGGGGCACTATCCTAACTGGACCGGTTGTGGCAACACCGTCAATCTCAGCCATCCTCAGGTGCGAGCCTGGGCGCTGGATTGCCTGCGCTGCTGGGTACAAAACTGCCACGTTGACGGCTTCCGTTTTGACCTGGCGACGGTGCTTGGCCGCACGCCTGATTACGACATTGCAGCTGAATTTTTTAATGAAATGAAAGCCTGTCCGATTTTGTCGGCGGTGAAGCTGATCGCTGAGCCATGGGATATCGGCCCCGGCGGCTATCAGGTTGGAAACTTTCCGGCGCCTTTTGCCGAGTGGAACGACCATTTCCGCGACGTGAACCGCCGTTTCTGGCTGCATGGCGCGCTGAGCAACGGAGAGTTTGCCCGGCGCTTTGCTGGCTCCAGTGATGTGTTTGCACAGAGCGGCCGCCCGCCGTCTGCGTCGATCAACCTGATCACCGCGCATGACGGCTTTACCCTGCGCGACGTGGTCAGCTTTGAGCGTAAGCACAACGAGGCGAATGCCGAAGATAACCGCGACGGCAGCAGCGAAAATCACAGTAACAACCACGGCGTGGAAGGACTAACGGCCTCGCCGGACGTACAGCAGCGCCGCCGTCACAGCGTCCATGCACTGCTTACCACGCTGCTGCTGGCGCAGGGCACGCCGATGCTGCTGGCCGGTGATGAAATGGGTCAGACGCAGCACGGCAACAATAATGCGTACTGCCAGGACAACGAACTGACCTGGCTCAACTGGCCGCAGTTTGACCAGGGATTATATGTCTTCACCGCAGCGCTGATTCATCTGCGGCGCCAGATACCGGCGCTCACCGCCGATAGCTGGTGGCAGGAAGGAGACGGGAATGTGCAGTGGCTCAATGCTGGTGGCCAGCCACTGATGAGTGAGGAGTGGACGCAGGGGCTGCATCGCATGCAGATCCTGCTTTCCGGCCGCTGGCTAATCACAATAAACGCCACGCAAGATGTGGCAACAATGACATTACCCAACGGAGAATGGCATGCCATTCCTCCTTTTGCCGGGGATAACAACCCGATCCTGTCAACCGCCTGGCATGGACCCGCGCACGGCGTGTGCGTGTTCCTGAAGCAGGGGTAA
- the glgC gene encoding glucose-1-phosphate adenylyltransferase, whose amino-acid sequence MVKIEEADHLMLARQLPAQTVALILAGGRGTRLKDLTAKRAKPAVHFGGKFRIIDFALSNCLNSGIRRIGVITQYQSHTLVQHIQRGWSLLNEEMNEFVDLLPAQQRSSTDSWYRGTADAVSQNLDIIRRYNARYVVILAGDHIYKMDYSRMLLDHVANKAKCTIACLPVPLHEASAFGVMAVDADNKVIDFVEKPPHPPTMPGDDSKALASMGIYVFDADYLFQLLEDDLLMTESNHDFGKDLLPKIVGSGEAYAHSFSLSCVQNDQSAPPYWRDVGTLEAYWRANLDLASVQPELDMYDHSWPIRTHMEPSPPAKFVQDRSGSHGMTMNSLVSGGCIISGSVVVNSVLFSRVRINSFCNIDSSVLLPDVNVGRSCRLRRCVIDRACVIPEGTVIGENPDEDSRRFHRSEEGIVLVTRAMLAKLATGH is encoded by the coding sequence ATGGTCAAGATAGAGGAAGCGGATCACCTGATGTTGGCCAGGCAGTTGCCAGCACAAACCGTGGCGTTGATTCTGGCGGGCGGTCGCGGTACGCGGTTAAAAGATCTCACCGCCAAGCGCGCCAAGCCTGCGGTGCATTTCGGCGGTAAGTTCCGCATTATCGATTTTGCGCTATCGAACTGCCTGAACTCAGGCATTCGGCGTATCGGCGTGATCACGCAATATCAGTCGCATACGCTGGTGCAGCATATCCAGCGCGGCTGGTCACTGCTGAATGAAGAGATGAACGAGTTTGTCGATCTGCTGCCTGCGCAACAGCGCTCATCAACCGACAGCTGGTACCGCGGCACCGCCGATGCGGTATCGCAGAATCTCGACATTATTCGCCGCTATAACGCGCGTTACGTGGTGATTCTGGCTGGCGATCACATCTATAAGATGGACTATTCGCGCATGCTGCTGGATCACGTTGCCAACAAGGCGAAGTGCACCATTGCCTGCCTGCCGGTACCGCTGCATGAAGCGAGCGCATTTGGCGTGATGGCGGTTGATGCCGATAACAAAGTCATCGATTTTGTGGAAAAGCCGCCGCATCCACCTACCATGCCGGGCGACGACAGCAAGGCGCTGGCGAGCATGGGCATCTACGTTTTTGACGCCGATTATCTCTTTCAGCTGCTGGAAGACGATCTGCTGATGACCGAGTCAAACCACGATTTTGGCAAAGATCTGCTGCCAAAAATCGTCGGCAGCGGAGAGGCTTATGCGCACTCCTTTAGCCTGTCTTGCGTGCAGAACGATCAGAGCGCGCCGCCTTACTGGCGCGATGTCGGCACCCTTGAAGCCTACTGGCGTGCCAATCTCGATCTCGCCTCGGTGCAGCCCGAGTTGGATATGTATGATCACAGCTGGCCGATCCGTACCCACATGGAACCCTCGCCGCCGGCGAAATTTGTGCAGGATCGCTCAGGCAGCCACGGCATGACCATGAATTCGCTGGTGTCGGGCGGCTGCATCATTTCCGGTTCGGTGGTGGTTAATTCCGTGCTGTTCTCCCGCGTACGGATAAATTCATTTTGTAATATCGATTCATCAGTGTTGCTGCCAGACGTCAATGTTGGACGTTCCTGTCGGCTGCGCCGCTGTGTGATTGACCGTGCCTGTGTTATTCCAGAGGGCACGGTGATTGGCGAAAATCCCGACGAAGACAGTCGCCGGTTCCATCGATCAGAAGAGGGCATCGTACTGGTTACGCGCGCTATGTTGGCTAAATTGGCCACGGGGCACTAA